Proteins encoded together in one Silurus meridionalis isolate SWU-2019-XX unplaced genomic scaffold, ASM1480568v1 Scaffold713, whole genome shotgun sequence window:
- the LOC124382573 gene encoding Golgi apparatus membrane protein TVP23 homolog A-like: HHRRLLVGLRWWNQVDEGRNSHWVFESRKVCWSERSASLPSDAEARIFWLGLIICPVLWIIFTFSTLFHSRSNGW, translated from the exons AACATCACAGGCGGTTATTGGTGGGTCTGCGCTGGTGGAACCAGGTGGATGAAGGCAGGAACAGTCACTGGGTGTTTGAGTctagaaaggtgtgt tgGAGTGAGCGCTCTGCGTCTCTGCCGTCTGATGCAGAAGCTCGTATCTTCTGGCTTGGTCTGATCATCTGCCCGGTCCTGTGGATCATATTCACCTTTAGCACTCTTTTTCATTCACGATCAAATGGctggtga